A genomic window from Bradyrhizobium lupini includes:
- a CDS encoding TetR/AcrR family transcriptional regulator, with product MAPPPAPQTMKERILETADKLFYLQGIRAIGVDTIAAEIGISKRTLYNHFPSKDALIAAYLERRFVQPRPSDKPAAEQILATFDSLERRFAAKDFRGCPFVNAVAELGPADRAVKKIAIAFKESRRIWFRDRLNELGVANAEALATQLVLLVDGSIAQDLVRDDPAMARAAKEAATVLLRNAGVTVGDQTTVKRGKRPARHP from the coding sequence ATGGCTCCCCCGCCCGCCCCACAGACGATGAAAGAGCGGATTCTCGAGACCGCCGACAAACTGTTCTATCTTCAGGGCATTCGCGCCATCGGCGTCGACACCATCGCGGCCGAGATCGGCATCTCCAAGCGCACGCTCTACAACCACTTCCCCTCCAAGGACGCGCTGATCGCCGCCTACCTGGAGCGCCGCTTCGTGCAGCCCCGCCCCTCGGACAAGCCGGCGGCCGAGCAGATCCTCGCCACCTTCGATTCGCTGGAGCGCCGCTTCGCCGCAAAAGACTTTCGCGGCTGCCCGTTCGTGAATGCGGTCGCCGAGCTTGGCCCGGCCGACCGCGCCGTGAAGAAGATCGCAATCGCCTTCAAGGAAAGCCGCCGCATCTGGTTTCGCGACCGCCTCAACGAGCTCGGCGTTGCGAACGCGGAGGCGCTCGCAACGCAGCTCGTGCTGCTGGTCGACGGCTCGATCGCGCAGGACCTCGTCCGCGACGACCCCGCAATGGCCCGCGCCGCGAAGGAAGCGGCGACGGTGCTGCTGCGGAATGCGGGGGTGACGGTGGGAGATCAGACTACGGTGAAGCGAGGCAAGCGGCCGGCCCGGCATCCCTGA